One Drosophila kikkawai strain 14028-0561.14 chromosome 3L, DkikHiC1v2, whole genome shotgun sequence genomic window carries:
- the LOC108071641 gene encoding venom allergen-1-like — translation MKVLLTLIPLLLGTIESKGDSAQANAYCQPQLCDLGQMHVACEYYSKLKAENQSSCPTKETRLVYFTIIKDKVLELHNERRYRLANGNDSRLPEAARLVTMQWSPELAILAEFNAHMCQLEEDDCRNSAQFPHAGQNVFVVNMNRRVPKEEMIKLYPQLLANATEAWWSESDNITAAEIKRFPCEKNKPKGFSHFANMAVEGNSHVGCAGVRYVIDNITYFKLTCNYARAPVCGQPIYQATQGCQAGKNSQFSALCSPKELFL, via the exons ATGAAGGTACTTCTCACTCTGATACCTCTGCTCCTGGGGACTATAGAGTCCAAAGGAGACTCGGCACAAGCAAATGCCTATTGTCAGCCGCAGTTGTGTGATTTGGGACAAATGCATGTGGCCTGTGAATATTATTCAAAG TTGAAAGCGGAAAACCAAAGCTCCTGTCCCACCAAGGAGACGCGTCTGGTGTACTTTACCATCATCAAGGACAAGGTCCTGGAGCTGCACAACGAGCGTCGTTATCGCCTGGCCAATGGCAATGACTCCCGCCTGCCGGAGGCTGCCCGCCTTGTGACGATGCAGTGGAGCCCCGAGCTGGCCATCCTGGCGGAGTTCAATGCCCACATGTGCCAGCTGGAAGAGGACGATTGCCGCAATTCGGCCCAGTTCCCGCATGCCGGCCAGAATGTGTTTGTGGTGAACATGAATCGGCGAGTGCCCAAGGAGGAGATGATCAAGCTATATCCACAGCTGCTGGCCAATGCCACCGAGGCCTGGTGGTCGGAATCGGACAATATAACCGCCGCGGAGATCAAGAGATTTCCCTGCGAGAAGAACAAGCCAAA AGGATTCAGCCACTTTGCCAACATGGCTGTTGAGGGCAACTCGCATGTGGGCTGTGCCGGTGTCCGCTACGTGATAGACAACATCACCTACTTCAAGCTGACCTGCAATTATGCCCGGGCGCCGGTATGCGGACAGCCGATCTACCAAGCCACCCAGGGATGCCAGGCGGGCAAGAATTCGCAGTTCTCTGCCCTCTGCTCGCCCAAGGAGCTCTTCCTCTGA